In the Sinomonas cyclohexanicum genome, GGACGAGTTCTGGAACGTGGTGCTCATGCCCGCGCCGACGCCGCGCTGGCCCGGGGGCAGGCTGTTCATGATCCCGGCCCGGTTCGGCGCGGCGAACAGGCCCATGCCGATCCCGTTGGCCAGGAGCGCGAGCGCGAACACCCAGTAGTCGAAGTCCACCGGCAGGGCGAGCAGCCACAGGAAGCTCGCGGCCGCCACGACCATTCCGCCCGTGGCGAGGAGCCGGGCGCCGAAGCGGTCGGAGAGCCAGCCCGACGTCGGCCCCGCGACGAGGAAGCCGACGGTCAGCGGCAGCATGTAGATGCCCGCCCACAGCGGGGTCGACTCGAAGCTGTACCCGTGCCGCGGGAGCCAGATCCCCTGCAGCCAGATGATGAGGATGAACATGAGGCCGCCGCGGCCCAGCCCGGACAGGAGGCTCGCGAGGTTCCCGGCCGAGAACGCGCGGATGCGGAACAGGTCCAGCCCGAACATCGGCTCCGCCACGCGCCGCTCGATCACGCAGAACACCGCCAGGACCGCGACGCCGCCGAGCAGCGCCGCGAGCACCGCCGGATTGGCCCAGCCCATCGGGCTGCCGCCGTACGGCTGGATCCCGTACGTGATGCCCACGAGCACCGCAATGAGCCCCACCGCGAACGTGAGGTTCCCCCACCAGTCCATCCGCGACCGCGGCCGGGTTCCGATCTCGTGCAGGCGCAGCGACGCCCAGACGGTCCCGAACAGGCCCACGGGCACGGAGACGAGGAACACGAGCCGCCAGTCGATCGGGCCGAGCAGCCCGCCGAGGATGAGGCCCAGGAACGAGCCCGCGATGCCGGCCACCTGGTTCAGGCCCAGGGCCAGTCCGCGCTGGTTCACCGGGAACGCGTCCGTGATGATGGCGCTCGAGTTCGCCATGAGCAGCGCCCCGCCCACGCCCTGGAGGATCCGCATGGCGATGAGCCACAGCGCCCCAGCCGTGCCGGACAGCCAGGTGACGGAGAGGAGTACCGAGAAGACGGTGAAGATCGCAAATCCCCAATTGTACATCTTCACGCGCCCATACATGTCCCCGAGCCGGCCGAAGCTCACCACGAGCACCGCCGTGACCACGAGGTAGCCCATGATGACCCACAGCAGCAGGCTCGTGTTGGACGGCTCGAGCGGGTTGATGCCGATCCCGCGGAAGATGTCCGGCAGCGCGATGAGCAGGATCGAGGAGTTGATCGTGGCCATGAGCACGCCGAGCGTCGTATTCGACAGGACGATCCATTTGTAGTGCGGGCTCGCGAGATCCCGCTCGGCGTGCGCCGCGCGCCGGGCCCGGTACGAGGTCAGGGTGTTCAGACCCATGCGACTCTCCCAACTGCTGCGAAGCGGGTGCGAGTTGGTTGCGTCTACGAACTACCCTACGCCTGGTGGGGGCGGGGGGACCGTGCGGCGGTGTCCAGCGGCGGTCTTACCTACTTGCCGGCGAGGTCGTCGGCCACCCGCCGGAGATCCTCCAGCCACCCCTTCGATCGATCCGGCTTCTGGGAGGCCCCCTCGAAGTTCTGCAGCGCATCCGCGATGCAGTCCAGTGCGGCTGAGATGTTTGCCTTCACGGAGTCGTACCCCTCATTCGAACGGGGGTCGGCGGACGCGGTCTTGAGTAGCTCCGCCCCGGCGCGCACCACGAGGGACGCCTCAAGTTCGTTCATGGTCTGCGTTCCTCCGGGAGCTGAAGCTGCGGGTCGTGGTCGCGCTGCAGCGCGACCACGCACGTGAAGCCGGCGAGGTCCTCCCAGCGCGCGGGAATGGGCTCGGCGGGCGTGGCGCCGATGGACGCGAGCCAGACGACCAAGTTGGCCCTGTCGTCGAAGGTCAGGTGCGTCCCGTCAACGAGGGCACCGGACATCAGGTCGTCCACGTCATC is a window encoding:
- a CDS encoding MFS transporter, coding for MGLNTLTSYRARRAAHAERDLASPHYKWIVLSNTTLGVLMATINSSILLIALPDIFRGIGINPLEPSNTSLLLWVIMGYLVVTAVLVVSFGRLGDMYGRVKMYNWGFAIFTVFSVLLSVTWLSGTAGALWLIAMRILQGVGGALLMANSSAIITDAFPVNQRGLALGLNQVAGIAGSFLGLILGGLLGPIDWRLVFLVSVPVGLFGTVWASLRLHEIGTRPRSRMDWWGNLTFAVGLIAVLVGITYGIQPYGGSPMGWANPAVLAALLGGVAVLAVFCVIERRVAEPMFGLDLFRIRAFSAGNLASLLSGLGRGGLMFILIIWLQGIWLPRHGYSFESTPLWAGIYMLPLTVGFLVAGPTSGWLSDRFGARLLATGGMVVAAASFLWLLALPVDFDYWVFALALLANGIGMGLFAAPNRAGIMNSLPPGQRGVGAGMSTTFQNSSMVLSIGIFFSLMITGLAGSLPHTLSAGLMAQGVPEAAADRVAALPPVGVLFASLLGYNPVQSLLGPQVLGSLPAANVQYLTGRAFFPSLISGPFSDGLAVAFGFAVAACLIAAVASALRGERYVHDDGGSPGGARSADRGA